A stretch of Kaistella flava (ex Peng et al. 2021) DNA encodes these proteins:
- a CDS encoding prolyl oligopeptidase family serine peptidase produces the protein MNVKTFALGAAGLMLASCAPQKMTKNLNYPETKKVEHTDEYFGTKVQDPYRWLEDDRAEDTKDWVQREVAFTNDYLAKIPFREEIRAELKDIWNYEKIGAPFKEGDFTYFYKNDGLQAQSVLYRTDKNGKTEVFLDPNKFSEKGTTSLAGVSFNKKGNLVAYSISEGGSDWNKIIIINALTKEKIDETIVDVKFSGASWLGDEGFFYSSYDKPKGSELSAKTDTHKVYFHKLGTKQSADKLIIGGDQFKRRYMSVGVSDDERYEILSASEATNGNELYIKDLKNKTDFIPIQKGYDVNTNVVDSKGDFIYAITDKDAPNMRLVKFNINQPDVWTDVIPQTENVLSVSTGGGYLFAKYMKDAVTSVKQFDYNGKLIRTIDLPGIGTAGGFGGKEKEKELYFSFTNYITPPTIYKYNADTGKSEVYQKPNVKFNPADYVSEQVFYTSKDGTKIPMMINYKKGLKLDGKNPTILYSYGGFNISLQPAFSVVNAIWMENGGIYAVPNIRGGGEYGKKWHDAGTKMQKKNVFEDFIAAGEYLQNKGYTSKEYMALSGRSNGGLLVGATMTMRPDLAKVAFPGVGVLDMLRYNKFTAGAGWSYDYGTAEDNKEMFDYLKSYSPVHNVKKGVCYPSTMIITSDHDDRVVPAHSFKFGAELQEKQSCANPVLVRIETNAGHGAGRSTEQVIGENADILSFGLYEMGIKTLKK, from the coding sequence ATGAATGTTAAAACATTTGCTCTTGGTGCAGCCGGATTAATGCTTGCATCTTGCGCTCCGCAAAAAATGACCAAAAATTTGAATTATCCCGAAACCAAAAAAGTGGAACATACCGACGAGTATTTTGGGACCAAAGTACAGGACCCTTACCGCTGGTTAGAAGATGACCGTGCCGAAGACACCAAAGATTGGGTTCAAAGAGAAGTTGCTTTTACCAATGATTATTTGGCGAAAATTCCTTTCCGTGAAGAGATTCGTGCTGAGTTAAAAGATATTTGGAATTACGAGAAAATCGGTGCGCCATTTAAAGAAGGAGATTTTACTTATTTCTATAAAAATGACGGACTTCAGGCGCAATCTGTTTTATACAGAACCGATAAAAACGGGAAGACCGAAGTTTTTCTTGATCCCAATAAATTCTCAGAAAAAGGAACGACTTCTTTAGCAGGAGTTTCATTTAATAAAAAAGGAAACTTAGTTGCTTACTCAATTTCCGAAGGTGGAAGTGACTGGAATAAAATAATCATTATCAACGCTTTAACTAAAGAAAAGATTGATGAAACAATTGTTGATGTTAAGTTTTCCGGAGCCTCTTGGTTAGGTGATGAAGGTTTCTTTTATTCAAGTTATGACAAACCAAAAGGAAGTGAACTTTCTGCAAAAACAGATACTCACAAAGTCTATTTCCACAAATTAGGAACCAAGCAAAGTGCTGACAAACTCATTATTGGTGGCGATCAATTCAAAAGACGTTATATGAGCGTTGGCGTTTCTGATGATGAACGATATGAAATTTTAAGTGCTTCTGAAGCAACCAACGGCAACGAACTTTATATTAAAGATTTAAAAAACAAAACCGATTTCATTCCGATTCAAAAAGGATATGATGTGAACACCAATGTTGTTGATTCCAAAGGCGATTTCATTTATGCAATAACCGATAAAGATGCACCGAATATGCGTTTGGTGAAATTCAACATTAACCAGCCAGATGTTTGGACCGATGTGATTCCTCAGACAGAAAATGTATTAAGTGTTTCAACGGGCGGCGGCTATTTATTCGCAAAATATATGAAAGATGCGGTAACTTCGGTGAAGCAGTTTGATTATAACGGAAAATTAATCCGCACCATAGATTTACCTGGAATTGGTACTGCAGGCGGTTTTGGCGGAAAAGAAAAAGAGAAAGAATTGTATTTTTCTTTCACCAATTACATCACTCCTCCGACTATTTATAAATACAACGCAGATACCGGAAAATCTGAAGTTTATCAAAAACCAAACGTGAAATTTAATCCTGCAGATTACGTTTCAGAACAGGTTTTCTATACTTCGAAAGATGGAACGAAAATCCCGATGATGATCAACTATAAAAAAGGATTGAAACTGGACGGAAAAAACCCAACGATTCTTTATTCCTACGGTGGATTCAACATCAGTTTGCAGCCTGCTTTCTCAGTAGTCAATGCGATCTGGATGGAAAATGGTGGAATTTACGCCGTACCAAATATTCGTGGTGGTGGTGAATACGGAAAGAAATGGCATGATGCCGGAACCAAAATGCAGAAGAAAAATGTGTTTGAAGATTTCATCGCAGCTGGAGAATATTTACAGAATAAAGGATATACTTCCAAAGAATACATGGCGCTTTCCGGCCGTTCAAACGGTGGACTTTTAGTTGGAGCAACCATGACCATGAGACCTGATTTGGCGAAAGTTGCTTTCCCGGGAGTTGGTGTTTTGGATATGTTGCGTTATAACAAATTCACTGCTGGTGCAGGTTGGAGTTACGATTACGGAACTGCAGAAGACAACAAAGAAATGTTCGATTATCTAAAATCTTATTCACCGGTCCATAACGTGAAAAAAGGAGTTTGCTATCCTTCGACCATGATTATTACCAGTGATCACGACGACAGAGTTGTTCCGGCGCACTCGTTTAAATTCGGTGCGGAATTGCAGGAAAAGCAATCATGTGCAAACCCGGTTTTGGTAAGAATTGAAACCAATGCAGGTCACGGCGCAGGTAGAAGTACGGAACAGGTGATTGGCGAAAACGCTGATATCTTAAGTTTTGGACTTTATGAAATGGGCATTAAAACTTTGAAGAAATAA